The proteins below are encoded in one region of Brevundimonas fontaquae:
- a CDS encoding helix-turn-helix domain-containing protein: protein MGLAGVFGTNVRRRRLDRGITLEALAHDVGLSYSYVGELERGRRNPTLKVVERIARALEVDALVLLQEEVSQS, encoded by the coding sequence AACGAACGTACGGCGGCGGCGCCTCGATAGGGGAATCACCCTTGAAGCGCTCGCTCACGACGTTGGTTTATCCTACAGCTATGTCGGTGAGTTGGAACGTGGCAGGCGCAATCCAACGCTGAAGGTTGTTGAACGGATCGCCCGAGCGCTCGAAGTGGATGCCTTGGTCCTTCTGCAGGAAGAAGTCAGCCAGAGTTAG